The Porites lutea chromosome 7, jaPorLute2.1, whole genome shotgun sequence genome includes the window TAGCCCTCCTAAAGCCCCTTACCACGTGTATAAGCCCGGGAATTATAAGTGAAAGGTTAAGGTATTCATTGGAGTACATTTTGACACTCATCTTTTTCGGACTGTAGTACCCGTAGCTTGTATGATAATGTGTCTGACACAAAGGAAAGTTTCAACCAAGAATTTCATTGAACCACATCATTTATGAGAcatttgttaaatttttaagcAGTTGTATGTGTTACTTCTATCACAAAGCAAAGTTTGGATTCAAAGCAACTCACTCCAGAGAGAACATGTCCCTGGGGGGCTACATTAACAGTATAGGTTATAtaagtaagtcagtaataactaaGTAAGAAGTTTTTTCTATCCTGTGAATTGAATCTTCGTTTTATTCTAAATATCATTATGACAGGATTAAGAAAATCTCTCTTCGCTATTATTATAGTTTAATGTTATTAGTTTCGTTTTTATAAGTACCTCATTCAGTCTCTTGCACGGGTAGTTTTCAGTtattaaaaatcaaataaacaTATTTGCTGGACCAGTTATTTGCATCCCTGTAAACTCTTTGTTTAGTTGCTAATTTGCAGAAGTTTATGATATTATAGTCCCCAGAATGTATGCTATAGCCCTTCGCTATATTGCTCGCAGCGAATGAATGAATTTTCTAGACTCTATTTAATAATCTCCCTGTCCACCGTTCTGCTCCACTCAAAAGGGGTACGCTTTTCAGGCTTTAGGTGTATAAAGGGGTctgtagactacgagcagtctctcttttttcttagtccgtcgAGCCAAACGTGCAAGACACGCAAACGACCAcccgcgtgactgaaggcgcttGACGCTCGCGCGCGAGTGCACTCCCCTCCcctaaagaaaaagagagactactcgCGGTCTACGGGGTCTGGGAAAGAGTGGGGAAACTCTATCATTTAGGTATTTAAATATTTCGTACAGATGCATCTTATGCGGCTGTAAAATAAAAGAGGACTTCCTGGTTTAGCGATCATTACTTATATCAGGTGCTCGAGTGTGACGGGGTACAATTTGTCATTAGAAGGTCTACGGAAGGGGTACCTTACTATCAATAATGGCAAAAAAGAAAGCTAGAAGAATGGGACCTCGGGGTGCAGCCTTTCTCAGATAAAGCGTCGataaactttgttgagtaccccacTGAGGGTAGACGGGAAATTAATAAAGTGACTTTTGAAAATCCTTAATGATTTACGTCATGTTTAGAAATAACATCGCGAAGGTGTAAAATGCAAGCAGTAAATGCATGAAAACTTGTTTCATTGCTCTTCCAGCGCCACACATTATGATGAAACTGATCATATCGTAAATGATTTTCATATAATTGATTTAGTTCCCACACGGATAAATACCCATCTCGACTGAAAGACTGAGCCTACATatgttttaaaacaaactaGAACAAACTAAAGATATCAAGTTGACGTCAACTTGCCACAAAAAATCTAAATTCTATCACACAAATCGTCAACAACTGATACCATGGTCTATATATTCTCTTATCGACCAACATGGTATGACGTCAAAGTCTTCAAATatcaagtggaaccacgagaCGCATGCGTGTGGTTAGACTGCTAAGTATTGATCAAAACTCTACTGCTTTGGCTTCataatagcctgcgtagcaagcgtttccaaatCTTGTTATTAATGTTGTATTTAATGCCGTGTgtactaaatttaaaaaaaagtcagcAGTATTTTTGTGTTCCTGTCCTACCATCATCTGTTTATCCAGTGCAAGGCGCATTTTCGACTGAAGCGCTTCACTGAATTTCCCTATCTGATCCCTAGCTTATGTTCTGTAATTCCAAGTTTGTATAGTAGCATCCAGGCAGTATTCATGGTGTTCTTCTCCGCGCAGTTTATTACGTATGTCCTACCAACGCTCTGGTGACTGAGCAGCTGCCTTGCGATCATCTAGTTCGTGTTGTGCTTTTCCCAGTGAGCGATAACAGTCAGCAatactttggtgttcttctccaaacagtttaatacgtcTGTCCAGCGCACGCTGGTAAGATTGAAAGATTGACGAGCTTCACTTAAAATCGCCTAGGTAATGCTGTGTTATCGCCAGTAAGTAGTAACAgtcagcagtactttggtgttcttctccatACAGTTTAATGTGTATGTCCAGGGCACGCTGGTAagattgaagagctgctttgaaatcaGCTGCTTTTGTTCATGCTTTTTATCCCCAGTGAGTAGTAACAGTCAGCAGTACTTACGTATGTCCCTCGCACGCTGTTTTGACTGGagagctgctttgaaatcacctaCTTCATGCTGTGTTACCCCCAGCGAGTGGTAATACTCAgcagtactttggtgttcttctccaaacagtttaatacgtatgtcCAGGGCACGCTGTTTTGAATGCAGAGCTGCTTTCAAATCACCTACTTTATTCTGTGTTACCCCCAGCGAGCGGTAATACTCAGCAGcactttggtgttcttctccaaacagttgaATACGTATGTCCAGGGCACGCTGTTTTGACTGCAcagctgctttgaaatcacctagTTCATGCTGTGTTACCCCCAGCGAGTGGTAATACTCAGCAGcactttggtgttcttctccaaacagttgaATACACATGTCCAGCGCACGTTGTTTTGACTGCagagctgctttgaaatcacctagTTTATGCTGTGTTACCCCCAGCGAGTGGTAATACTCAGCAGTACTTTGGttttcttctccaaacagtttaatacgtatgtcCACCGCACGCTCTTTTGACTGCAcagctgctttgaaatcacctagTTCATGCTGTGTTACCCCCAGCGAGTGGTAATACTCAGCAGTACTTtgatgttcttctccaaacagtttaatacgtatgtcCAGGGCACGCTGTTTTGACTGCACAGCTGCTTTCAAATCACCTACTTTATTCTGTGTTACCCCCAGCGAGCGGTAATACTCAgcagtactttggtgttcttctccaaacagttgaATACGTATGTCCAGGGCACGCTGTTTTGACTGCAcagctgctttgaaatcacctagTTCATGCTGTGTTACCCCCAGCGAGTGGTAATACTCAGCAGcactttggtgttcttctccaaacagttgaATACATATGTCCAGCGCACGTTGTTTTGACTGCagagctgctttgaaatcacctagTCCATGCTGTGTTACCCCCAGCGAGTGGTAATACTCAGCAGTACTTTGGttttcttctccaaacagtttaatacgtatgtcCACCGCACGCTCTTTTGACTGCAcagctgctttgaaatcacctagTCCATGCTGTGTTACCCCCAGCGAGTGGTAATACTCAgcagtactttggtgttcttctccaaacagttgaATACGTATGTCCAGGGCACGCTGTTTTGACTGCAGAGCTGCTTTCAAATCACCTACTTTATTCTGTGTTACCCCCAGCGAGCGGTAATACTCAgcagtactttggtgttcttctccaaacagttgaATACGTATGTCCAGGGCACGCTGTTTTGACTGCAGGGCTGCTTTGAAATCACATAGTTCATGCTGTGTTACCCCCAGCGAGTGGTAATACTCAGCAGTACTTTGGTTTTCTTcttcaaacagtttaatacgtatgtccagcgcacgctgttttgactgcacagctgctttgaaatcacctaCTTCATGCTGTGTTACCCCCAGCGAGTGGTAATACTCAgcagtactttggtgttcttctccaaacagtttaatacgtatgtcCAGGGCACGCTCTTTTGACTGCagagctgctttgaaatcacctaCTTTATTCTGTGTTACCCCCAGCGAGCGATAACACTCAGCAttactttggtgttcttctccagGCAGTTTAGCACGTGTGTTAAGCGCACACTGATGATCTTGATGAGCTGATTGGAAATCGTGATTCATACGTTTCTTGATTCCGAGTTTATAATGGTTTTCAGCTTCACAAGATTGATTCTCTTCAAGACGCTTGCTAGCCTTTAAATTTGATGCCGGTAGGGGTATTGGGATatcttaaaagagaaaaaagcaactGAATATCGGATATTTGATGTGGGTaattagaacatgttttttagttttgtcaTTTGATGTGAGTAGCAATGTGATGATCATGGAGAAGTGGCGAACGGCAAATTACTTTCGAGAAACCGTCCCCTGGAGTGACGGGACTTCCTGGTACTGAGTTTGGGATCGAATACCGCGCTTCACTTCTGTTTTGagatttttcaacttttatggAACTGCCAGTGTATCGACAATGTCAGGGAGGCATAACAGGAAGTATTATTCTTACTGAGGACGAAATTATGGCGAATCCAAATTGACTATGTAAAGCGCAGATATAGCCCCTAACTCGGTGTGCAAAGTAATTATCAGCAGCGGACAAAAGCTACTGGAaagcaagggatggcgcagtggtgagagcgctcgcctcccacaaATGTgccccgggttcaaatcccggcgtcgacgccatatgtgggttgttATTGTTGTCGGTTCTTTTCTTAGTTCCGAGAGGTTTTTTTCCGGTTACCCTGGTTTTCTCCTCTCCtgaaaaaccaacatttctaagttccaattcgaccaggaatcaggtagacgaagaaccactttgtggatgtgcaacttccaaatcattattttttttatatatttaccGCTGAGAATCCCCGGGGGGAATCTCAAACGAATGACTCGCGATCTATTACTCCGACCTCCATTAAGCCCCTCCCTGTACTTTATATCCAGGGAAAGCCTGTAAATTACTGTCCTGTCTTGGCAAGAGCCGATAAGAGGTGGATTTCTTCCAAGTCCAATACAATCATATTTAGGGTTTGGAGGTGGTGAAAATACTTTGCTCAGGATTCCAGTTATATTATCAACTGGGCAGATTAGCTTGATAAGCTTTGTTAATGAAGTTGCACCTTTTTTCTACAGTAGCTTTTTAACTCACCTTCTTTCCGCGCCGACGTACTAATGTCTTCTTTGTTATCACTGACGTCTTGCATAACTTTGAGTTCATCTATTTTTCGTGCTAACATGGCGACGTCTTCTTTGCTAGCGATATCgctttccagtttcttcttcAACTCTGCAATGTCTGAATTCACACCCTCAAGAAATTTTATGTACGATTTATACTCTTCATTGATAGCCTGCTCAAGGCTGCGGACTTTACTTGTGGGAAAGTCTGACTCTAATAAACTACCAACAGCATCAATTGGAGCCGTCGAGACACCCAGCGCTTGGAATGCGTCTTTGGCGTGTTTCACGTACTGGTCAAAAGTTACTTTTGTCATCTCAGAACTTGCTGAGTGGCAAACGGAATTTCTCAGAAGGCGTAACTGATCAATCGCTAGAGCACAGGTTTCCGCATTGTTTCCTGTCGTGCTTACTACGGACGGATGAAAATGACCATGTGATAGTCCACGGGGCTTAACATACACGTCATTTAGCGTTCCGTGATGTACGGCGAACGCTCGCGAATAGATAGTGGCCTGGAACAAAGCAGTGCAATCCCATTCGTGATACGATCGAAGGACAGGAACTTTGGTTCTGCTACCTTCTGTAGCGGAAAACAAATTTCTCACGGCAGGGGAATCATCCCAGAGCTGGAAGCCAGGGCGATGTCCATAGGTGTTGTCCCACATGGTTTTAAATGTCTGTCTCAGGACGTTTGGAAATTCATTCAATACAAGGGACgcgaatttgaaaaaatttaaatccTCGTCCCGGTAAGGCTGCAGAGCCATCCCAGCGTAGAATTAAATCTGCtgttaaaataaagaataatggTAGTTAACAAACAGTTATAGTTCAATCTGGAAACCATTTCCTTGGATCCCGGATCAATGATAGTAATTCAGATCGAAGTTTAAGAGCCTGATCTGGTAAAGCAGCTGCATCCATTttgaaaattctcttttttactGAAATGCCAGGAGGGTTTAAGTGTTGTCTATAAAAGCTGATAGCCGTGCGGTTTGACAGTGTTAACTAGTTTAAATGAGGATATGATCGTCGCACTGGTAactgcaatttaagcaattgcaaattaacccgaaaaacaTTGCAGGACTTCAAGGGGAtgcgaacccatggcctctacGTTGGTCCTGCAGTGCTCTAGCgattgagctatgaagacccatacacTGGGTGCAGGCGAATTGTCGAGctcatcttaacccgtgaaaggaatgaaacacgAACAtgatatgaactgcggaaatataaatttaaatgaagatatgattgtcGCAGTGGTAATGGCAAATTCACCggtaccagaaaaaaaaattcgggacttcaacgggattcgaactcatggcctctgcgttagcgctgcGGTTAACTTGCAATTACCACAGCGAAGCTCAAATCTTCctataaatttgtatttccgcagctCACATCATCTTCGTGTTTATTCCTTTCACGGTTTAAAATGAACgcaacaaattggcctgcttccaatgtatgggtcttcatagctcaaatGGTATAAGAGCACTGCAGCGTACTGCAGCGCTAAAACGGAGAGGCCGTGGGTTCGAATgccgttgaagtcccgaaattttttcgggttaattGACTTAATTTACAATaccttaaattgcaattaccactgcgacgatcatatcttcatttaaatttgtcttttcacagttcacatcatcttaaGTGTTAACTAGTGTTTACGGACTAAGAGAGGTCCTTAACTAAGCATAAATACGACTGGTTCTAGAATGGACCCTTGTGAGACAACCAAGAAGAGCGGGAAAGGCCGAGAGTAGCCAATACAAGTTACTTAAATATTAAGTAATGAATAATAAGCATTAAATAATTTATGATAACTTAATGTCTATTATCAGTGGCATTGTGTTTTTCGAGTACGGTTATTGCCTATCATACTAAATTTTGGATATCATTATACATCCAGTCCCATTTTAATCCTCTCCAAAACCTTTGCGTGCCACGTTAAGTAGCGCGATGTCATGCCATTATTTGCAGCGGCCCAGGTCGCCAAACGAACGCGGGAGACGTCATAACATTAATGAAGATTTTTACATTGTTGTTTTGCGTTTCTTTTACGTCGAGAGATAAAAAAGACTGGCAGCATAGATTTCTTCGAACTTTGTGTCATATACTTATAAATAATATCAATATCAAATAGACTAATTTTTTCCACACCACCTGAAAAGGTTAGTCtaactttttaaagttatatAGGGGAGCTTACAAGCAGGAGTCTCCCACGCAACCGTTTTTGCTTCGTCATGACTGACAACAACGACTGCGTCAGAGGGAGGAGAGCCACTTTCCTCGCCCGACTCCTCTCGCGGGCTTTGCCGGCTTGTGCTGACGGCTCATCCACCAAAATTTTCCCTGCACTTGCACAAGTTAGCCTGCTCGCAATCTGAAGTTAGGGTAATTGAACAGTACGCATTTCAACATCACAGATTTTACACTACTGCACAACACGGATTTCTAATTGACCTTTATTCAACTCCACCAGCTATATGCATTTTATTCAGTTGACCGTGGAATTGGGTTTTTATTATTCTATTATCCCCAAACCTTTTGTTACAACAGCATGTAAGTTCAATTCAAGTCGAAAAGTTTCGTTATTCTTTACCCATTTTTCCTCTTCAGCCCCAGCTAAGCCTAAATTTTGCAATCCATACTTTTATTGTCTTCGTCCACGGCGAAATACAATCCTACAAATTATCAACGCGGTATTTTTAGGGTATTTTAGgaatgttttcattgttttcattatatCTTTTTGTTTGTGTCAATTTCTCGAGCAAAACACTTTCCCTTTTGAGAAATTAAACAcaatttaactttttctttccaaaacttTGGCAAACTTGTTAGAAATGATATTAAACTTGAACAACGTCATATTCAGAATACCTGCAATGAATTCTATTATCTGTATTACTGGGGGCATCACAATTAATAGAGATGGGATAAtactttttcttcaaagttaagAAATCAGGTAAAGGAAAGAAGACATGATATACTAACTCGTCAAGAAGGAAAAGAACTACTGCTTGCTGAAAATCAGCGAATTGTTGGAGCAGGCAGAAAGTCCATCTGCCATGATGGTTAAAATTAGATTCCACGGTTGGTTGAGTAAGCGAACAACCTCAGCTTAACTAACTTAAAACCCATTTACGGCGGTCATATGGAATAAAGGGCTTTCCAGTTCCAAATTATAAGATGTCCTTTGATTTTTTTGCGTGTGTTTGGAAAGGGTACTCGATTGAACCCACCCGATAGTAGACAATTAACCCAAAGGAATTAGTCGAGCGAGATAAAATCAGAGTGCCTACATCTAATAAAATAGCATTCGACAAGCTGGCGATCATACAAAAATATATCACAAAATTACCTCGATTCctcaaactcctgctacttTCAAAGACACAGTGATAAGAACAGGTAATAACAGAACTGGAAACCTCTCAACTTTCTAGGTTATACACTTCGCGAACGACATCTGAAAACGAAAGTCGACTACCGTAACCTTAGCTTCCGCTTAAAACACCCCTCCCCGCGGCTTATaacccacctccccccccccccccccaccaccacacAGTAATAGTCCCATCTACctgtaagcaaaaaaaatccatccttgtggcggatccaggggaggggtccAGGcccaacttttatttttagaccaaaatgtggccgaagggccgaaaaccatttttttgagaccgggcCCCCTTacctcagggtctggatgaccgccccccccccttatctgaaggtctgtaTCCGCCAATGCATCCAGCCATAGCCTCCCCGACCCCACTCTAGCTTGCAATTCTATTCTATATTATTtacgacgttttgaagcttaaaaatcgaataaatcaaaaaatattttgatgagCACTACTATGTGTCTTATTTTGAAACGCTCTTTTTTAGTCCGGATATGTCAGCCCCCCATTTTTCCCCCATTTAAAGCCCTCCTAAAGCCCCttacgaagttgtataagcccagCCAGGGCTTTATAagcggaagtttacggtatACAACGCTACCATATTATAGAGCATTAGCATCCAATCAGATTAGAGGGATTAGAAAGGGACAAAAGACTCTAATTCAATGAAAAACAggaaatgaaaactgaaaaacctACCCTGGGTGTCTGAGGTTTTTTGTCGCGTGCGGGGTAGCCCCAGTTAGTTTGTTGGGTAATTTCACAGAGTGCACGAGGAAAACACTCTCGCTTCGCGCGCCCCCTCGTAATTCTCCCTCTGccctaaaaaacaaacaaatacggCGCCTGTCACGCAGCTTACTTGTGGCGGGATGGTTCGGTGTCGGCATCAGCGGCAAAGCACGGGtcactattttaaaaacaaacatgacGAAAACCGGAAACTTTGCATAAAAAGTCTGCGTACACAAAAAGCCAAATCTCTCAGATAAATGTATACCGCAATGGAGCCAAGTACTTGGGCATCCATCCTCAAAGGGCCCCTAGCAGTCTGTTTGGGTAACGGTTACTTCACGGTAAATGTATTggattttttcatttgttttggcctgcatagcaagcgcaTAAGAAATATGGGTTTGCGAAATAAACGATTTTGTATACGCGCGCTAGAGAAGAACACGCGCGCCAGGAGAAAGGGTACAATGGTGAATGCGATGGGAGGGGGTGGTAAGGATCAATAACACACCTGAAGGagattagcctgcgagcaagcaaCAGAGTCTTTGCTCACcggcaggagcccataacctccTGTCACTGGCTATAAGGAGAACAATGTGGGTGTCGCTGCAGGTGTGGTAAAAGTCAGGGGAGGGCTTCGATTGCGaaaaagtgcgacacggtttattacaaattgcgataGGTATTATAAACTGCGATGACTATTGCAAATTGCGGCAGTACAGAGCCTGTAAGCAGGCTACCTGGTGTATTACACTGATTTACAGGTTCAATCTGTTCAATGTCAACTATTTTGGTGTTTGTAGGAAAAGCCTGCAAAGCTTTTTAGCTATTTGCCGTTTTTAAACCTGAGGTTTACAAGCTGTGGACAGATCCAAGCCAATGCTGAGTTGTAGAGGCACAAGATAACGAACAGCGATAGGTGGAGTTGATGGTGTTTAATCGATATTGTCCAGAATTGTTTTCGCTTTCATTTTTACCAAGAGAACCATCGAAGTCGCAGCCGAATTCTGTTTTACTGTTGTAGCTGTTACTGGTCTAAGAGCTTAAGTTTCCCTGCTTTGTTGCTGCTGTGCAGTTTTCACAACTGATGTCCCTCACCTGATGTTTATGTACTCATAATGAAGACACTGATACGAAAATGTACCGAAAAAGTCGTGATTTTTCAACTTGTCGCGCGCGTAATCTGTTTTTTTAACGCCGTGGGTGGGAAAGTTGCAGGTTGCTCGGAAATGTGTAGAGTGGTCAGCCAAAGATTGCATCTGTAACAACGGCATTCTATACATCGTCCTATCGACTCCACTGCCAGAGCTGCTGGACTCAACACTCATACTGCTCCGGGAGTCAAAATTCAGAGGAAGATTTATTCCGAACCGTTGTCCTCTGAAAATGTCAGTGTTTTTTGACAGGAAAACGACTGAATCAGTGCCCATATAAATCCAGGTTCAGAATCCATGTCGCAGAAAACAGAAAACTCTTGGTTCGCGGAGTCGTAAACGACGTGCTTTCAAATAAGATAACACAGTGGCATGAATttgccaaattttaaataaataactttt containing:
- the LOC140944238 gene encoding uncharacterized protein: MALQPYRDEDLNFFKFASLVLNEFPNVLRQTFKTMWDNTYGHRPGFQLWDDSPAVRNLFSATEGSRTKVPVLRSYHEWDCTALFQATIYSRAFAVHHGTLNDVYVKPRGLSHGHFHPSVVSTTGNNAETCALAIDQLRLLRNSVCHSASSEMTKVTFDQYVKHAKDAFQALGVSTAPIDAVGSLLESDFPTSKVRSLEQAINEEYKSYIKFLEGVNSDIAELKKKLESDIASKEDVAMLARKIDELKVMQDVSDNKEDISTSRCALNTRAKLPGEEHQSNAECYRSLGVTQNKVGDFKAALQSKERALDIRIKLFGEEHQSTAEYYHSLGVTQHEVGDFKAAVQSKQRALDIRIKLFEEENQSTAEYYHSLGVTQHELCDFKAALQSKQRALDIRIQLFGEEHQSTAEYYRSLGVTQNKVGDLKAALQSKQRALDIRIQLFGEEHQSTAEYYHSLGVTQHGLGDFKAAVQSKERAVDIRIKLFGEENQSTAEYYHSLGVTQHGLGDFKAAVQSKQRALDIRIQLFGEEHQSTAEYYRSLGVTQNKVGDLKAAVQSKQRALDIRIKLFGEEHQSTAEYYHSLGVTQHELGDFKAAVQSKERAVDIRIKLFGEENQSTAEYYHSLGVTQHKLGDFKAALQSKQRALDMCIQLFGEEHQSAAEYYHSLGVTQHELGDFKAAVQSKQRALDIRIQLFGEEHQSAAEYYRSLGVTQNKVGDLKAALHSKQRALDIRIKLFGEEHQSTAEYYHSLGVTQHEVGDFKAALQSKQRARDIRKYC